Proteins encoded together in one Bradyrhizobium sp. CB82 window:
- a CDS encoding cupredoxin family protein, with translation MKKTTMITLAALSLLAAPAFAHEHHAHETFSAGEPGDPKKPARVIEIALSEMAYEPSNITVRRGEQIRFVLRNVGREDHEFLLATPKENLAHAEVMKKHPHMEHDDPNGVRLAPGKTTEIVWKFTKAGTFEFSCLIPDHRDYGMVGHVTVK, from the coding sequence ATGAAGAAGACGACGATGATCACACTGGCGGCACTTTCGCTTTTGGCCGCGCCTGCATTCGCCCACGAGCATCACGCCCACGAGACCTTTTCGGCCGGCGAGCCCGGCGATCCCAAGAAACCGGCACGCGTCATCGAGATCGCGCTGAGCGAGATGGCCTATGAGCCCTCGAACATCACAGTCAGGCGCGGCGAGCAGATCCGCTTCGTGCTGCGCAATGTCGGCAGGGAGGACCACGAATTCCTGCTTGCCACGCCTAAGGAGAATCTCGCGCATGCCGAGGTGATGAAGAAGCATCCGCACATGGAGCACGACGACCCCAACGGGGTGCGGCTCGCGCCAGGCAAGACGACCGAGATCGTCTGGAAATTCACCAAGGCCGGCACGTTCGAATTTTCCTGCCTGATTCCTGACCACCGCGACTACGGCATGGTCGGCCACGTCACCGTGAAGTGA
- a CDS encoding copper oxidase, translated as MFSRRGFLGTAALASASLVSGRTQAASIPEAPHMDKVVMQPPLHPISGPDYRPVVTLNGWTLPFRMNGDWKEFHLVAEPVVREFAEGMKANLWGYNGQSPGPTIEAVEGDKVRIFVTNKLPEYTTVHWHGMIVPSGMDGVGGLNQPHIPPGKTFVYEFEMKKSGTFMYHPHSDEMVQMAMGMMGMVVVHPRDQDFRPVDRDFVFVMSTYRIDPGTYLPKVNEMTDFNMWTWNSRVFPGIDPLPVRLGDKVRVRIGNLSMTNHPIHLHGHSFAVTCTDGGWIPESAQYPETTTDVPVGAVRVFDVLADNPGDWALHCHKSHHTMNAMGHDMRNLIGVSRKDLARAVGKLAPDAMVMGQSGMAMGNMEMPAPDNTLPMMTGSGQFGPIEMGGMFTVMKIREGMAGGDYSDPGPYQFPQGTVAYEVASPAAEPARQQGASMKKMKM; from the coding sequence ATGTTTTCCCGCCGAGGATTCTTGGGCACGGCCGCGCTTGCAAGCGCGTCACTGGTTAGCGGCCGCACGCAGGCCGCATCGATTCCGGAAGCCCCGCACATGGACAAGGTGGTGATGCAGCCGCCGTTGCATCCGATCAGTGGGCCGGATTATCGCCCCGTCGTCACGCTCAATGGCTGGACACTGCCGTTCCGCATGAACGGCGACTGGAAGGAATTCCATCTCGTCGCCGAGCCCGTGGTGCGCGAATTCGCCGAAGGCATGAAGGCCAACCTCTGGGGCTACAACGGCCAATCGCCGGGACCGACGATCGAAGCGGTCGAGGGCGACAAGGTCCGCATCTTCGTCACCAACAAGCTGCCCGAATACACCACCGTTCACTGGCACGGCATGATCGTGCCGAGCGGCATGGACGGGGTCGGCGGGCTCAATCAGCCGCACATCCCGCCCGGCAAGACCTTCGTCTACGAGTTCGAGATGAAGAAGAGCGGGACCTTCATGTACCACCCACATTCCGACGAGATGGTGCAGATGGCGATGGGCATGATGGGCATGGTCGTCGTGCATCCGCGTGATCAAGATTTTCGGCCCGTCGACCGCGACTTCGTCTTCGTGATGAGCACCTATCGCATCGACCCCGGCACCTATCTGCCGAAGGTCAACGAGATGACCGATTTCAACATGTGGACCTGGAATTCGCGGGTGTTTCCCGGAATCGATCCCTTGCCGGTGCGGCTCGGCGACAAGGTGCGCGTGCGCATCGGCAATCTCAGCATGACCAACCATCCGATCCATCTGCATGGTCACAGCTTTGCGGTGACCTGCACCGACGGCGGCTGGATTCCCGAGAGCGCGCAATATCCGGAGACGACGACCGACGTGCCGGTCGGCGCCGTGCGCGTGTTCGACGTTCTCGCCGACAATCCCGGCGATTGGGCGTTGCACTGCCACAAGTCGCATCACACCATGAACGCGATGGGCCACGACATGCGCAATCTCATCGGAGTCTCGCGCAAGGATCTCGCGCGTGCGGTCGGCAAGCTCGCGCCCGACGCCATGGTGATGGGCCAGTCGGGCATGGCGATGGGCAACATGGAGATGCCGGCGCCCGACAATACGCTGCCGATGATGACCGGCTCAGGCCAGTTCGGGCCGATTGAGATGGGCGGCATGTTCACGGTGATGAAGATCCGCGAAGGCATGGCGGGCGGCGATTACAGCGACCCCGGCCCCTACCAATTCCCGCAGGGCACGGTTGCCTATGAGGTCGCATCGCCGGCTGCGGAGCCGGCGCGACAACAAGGCGCGTCGATGAAGAAAATGAAGATGTGA
- a CDS encoding copper-binding protein, with the protein MRKIIRIAAALALSTGLSLGALAAEGASITAEVKKIDEAASKLTLKHGPAKSLGMDEPMTMVYRVKDPAMLKQVKIGDKVSFEAEEAASGYTVTRLQKAK; encoded by the coding sequence ATGCGCAAGATCATCCGTATCGCCGCAGCGTTGGCGCTGAGCACCGGCCTGTCTCTCGGCGCCCTCGCGGCCGAGGGCGCATCCATCACCGCCGAGGTCAAGAAGATCGACGAGGCCGCCAGCAAGCTCACGCTCAAGCACGGTCCCGCCAAAAGCCTTGGCATGGACGAACCGATGACCATGGTCTACCGCGTCAAGGACCCGGCGATGCTGAAGCAGGTGAAGATCGGCGACAAGGTCAGCTTCGAGGCCGAGGAAGCGGCGTCGGGGTATACCGTGACCAGGCTCCAGAAGGCCAAGTAG